TTGCTTTTGTAGGAAAAACAGGAAGCGGTAAAAGCACATTTGCAAATTTATTAATGGGTTATTATAAACCTAAATCTGGATCAATTTATTTAGATAACAAAAAAATTGAAACTTTGAGTCATAATTCTTTAAGAAACTCAGTTGCATTAATACAACAAGAACCTGTTATACTACCTGATACAATTTTAAAAAATATTACTCTTGGAAAAAAAATACCCCAAAAAAAAATTAAAAAAATACTAAAACTAGTTTATTTAGATTCTTTAATTTCTTCTTTAAAAGAAGGTATATATACTTTACTAAGCGAAAAAGGAAATAATATTTCAGTAGGACAAAAACAACTAATTTCTATTGCAAGAGCTCTAATAAAAAATCCAAAAATATTAATTTTAGATGAAGCTACAGCAAATATAGATTTATATACAGAAAAATTAATTCAAAAATCACTATTAAAAATTAAAAATCATACAACTTTAGTAATGATTGCTCATAGATTAGAAACAATAAAAAATGCTGATAAAATAATAGTTTTAGATAAAGGAAAAATAATTGAAAAAGGAACACATAAAAATCTAATAAAAATGAAAAAGAAATATTTTCAAATGTATACACATCAAAAAACTAATGTAAATTATTAAATAAATAAAATAATTTTTTTAAGTGCTTTATTAATAAAAATTGCATATGCATGCATAATTTGAGTTAGCTGCTTCTTTTCAGATCTGACTAGATATTCAAAATATAACATCATATATAATACTAATAAAACACTTAAGAAATAATATTTTATAAAATATAAATATAACATTATTTTCTATAAAAAAACAATCTTTTTTTCATTTTTTATAAACTATTTTTTAAATTAATGTCTCTAATGAAAATTTTCTATAATTATGATAGCATATGAAAATATAAAAAAAAAAAATAAAAAAAATGAAATATCAAGTTTTTGCAAGAAAATGGAGACCAAAAAATTTTAACGAAGTGATCGGTCAAAAATATATTATAAAAGCTATTTCAAATAGTTTAAAACTAAATAGAATTCATCAAGCATGGATATTATATGGAACTAGAGGCATAGGAAAAACAACTATAGCTAGAATTTTATCAAAATGTTTAAATTGTAAAAAAAAAATTACAGATATTCCATGCCAAAAATGTAATTCATGTTTAGAAATTGAAAAAAATTGTAGTCCAGATCTAATTGAAATTGACGCAGCATCTAAAACTAAAATAGAAGATATTAAAGAATTATTAGAAAATTCAAAATATCCTCCTATTAAAGAAAGATTTAAAATTTACTTAATTGATGAAATACATATGTTATCACGATATAGTTTTAATGCTCTTCTTAAAACTTTAGAAGAACCACCTAAACATGTAAAATTTATTCTAGCAACAACAAATATTGAAAAATTACCCAAAACAATTATATCTAGATGTCTTAGATTAAATTTAACCACAATTTCAGAAAAAAAAATTGAAAATAATATAAAAAAAATATTAAAAAAAGAAAAAATTAATTTTGAAAAAAATACTTTAAATTTAATTTCATTATCAGCTGATGGAAGCATGAGAGATGCGTTAAGTATCACAGAACAAGCAATTTCTCTTGGAAATGGAAAAATAAAAAATTCTTATGTAAAAAAAATGTTAGGAATTTTTAAATATAAAAATTTTATAAATTTATTACAATCAATATTTGATCAAAATATTAAAAAAATTTTATTTTTTTCTGAAAAAATTTTATCTTTAGATGTAGAACCTGATAGAATTTTAGTAGAATTATTAAGATTATTGCATTATTTGCATATTTTAAAAATTTATTCCATACAATGGAAATCAAAAATATATAATAATCAACAAAAGAAAATATTAAAAAAAATATCAAAAAAAAATAGCTATTCTGATATTAAAAATTATTATTCTATTTTATTAAATGGAAGAAAAAATATTAATTTATCTCCATCAAAAAAAATAGGAATGGAATTAGCTCTTTTAAATACATTAAATATTAAAAAATAAAAAAATATTTTTTAAAATCATTCTTTTATCTTTATAAATTTAAATTCATAAAAAAAAATAACAAGAGAAAATATAATGTTTAATAAAGGAAATTTTGGAAATTTAATGAAACAAGCGCAAAAAATGCAAAAAAAAATGAAAAAAATACAAAAAGAAATAAAATCTATAAAAGTTATAGGAGAATCTGGAGCTGG
The window above is part of the Buchnera aphidicola (Periphyllus testudinaceus) genome. Proteins encoded here:
- the dnaX gene encoding DNA polymerase III subunit gamma/tau, with product MKYQVFARKWRPKNFNEVIGQKYIIKAISNSLKLNRIHQAWILYGTRGIGKTTIARILSKCLNCKKKITDIPCQKCNSCLEIEKNCSPDLIEIDAASKTKIEDIKELLENSKYPPIKERFKIYLIDEIHMLSRYSFNALLKTLEEPPKHVKFILATTNIEKLPKTIISRCLRLNLTTISEKKIENNIKKILKKEKINFEKNTLNLISLSADGSMRDALSITEQAISLGNGKIKNSYVKKMLGIFKYKNFINLLQSIFDQNIKKILFFSEKILSLDVEPDRILVELLRLLHYLHILKIYSIQWKSKIYNNQQKKILKKISKKNSYSDIKNYYSILLNGRKNINLSPSKKIGMELALLNTLNIKK